From a single Pseudomonadota bacterium genomic region:
- a CDS encoding BON domain-containing protein, with protein sequence MSRASWVIFGLSVLLFFSACTTPGGRKAATVCQDLVIAGRIKGRLTEMLGSGVIGIDVDVYQGEVTLQGRVQSPNMENRVLAVAARTPGVVKINNLLRIIP encoded by the coding sequence ATGTCTAGAGCAAGTTGGGTGATTTTCGGACTGAGTGTTCTGTTGTTCTTTTCTGCCTGTACGACTCCTGGAGGGCGGAAAGCGGCTACGGTTTGTCAGGACTTGGTCATCGCCGGCCGGATCAAGGGCCGTCTGACGGAGATGCTTGGCAGTGGGGTGATCGGAATTGATGTGGATGTCTATCAGGGCGAAGTGACCCTGCAAGGCCGGGTACAGAGCCCCAATATGGAAAACCGAGTGCTGGCCGTGGCGGCTCGGACTCCGGGGGTGGTCAAGATTAATAACCTTCTGCGGATAATACCTTAA